The Sporomusa termitida genome has a window encoding:
- a CDS encoding patatin-like phospholipase family protein: protein MQPKIGLALGSGGLRGIAHIGVLKVLEKHNIPVDYIAGCSIGSLVGALYAAGLDAETILKLAKNLKKRHWLDFVIPQMGIVSGERALATIRLLTKQKIFEDLVLPLAVVATELNSGQEVVFTQGDVAKAVRASISVPGVFIPFAIDDRLFVDGAVLNPTPIDVARNMGADIVIAVDLAHASSVGNINNMFDVIIQSIDIMERELCKHRQQQCDILIQPDVGSMSPSSFETMDECALAGELAAEAVIPAIKALLANWQGNEAKSDNPDRLLSIGS, encoded by the coding sequence TTGCAGCCTAAAATAGGTTTAGCTCTGGGGTCGGGTGGTTTGCGGGGGATTGCTCACATAGGGGTTCTCAAAGTATTGGAAAAGCACAATATCCCGGTGGATTATATTGCCGGGTGCAGCATTGGCAGTCTGGTCGGTGCCCTTTATGCTGCCGGGCTTGATGCTGAAACTATATTGAAATTGGCTAAAAATTTAAAAAAACGGCACTGGCTGGACTTTGTCATCCCCCAGATGGGCATTGTTTCCGGCGAGCGGGCCCTGGCAACCATTCGCCTGTTAACCAAACAAAAAATCTTTGAAGACCTTGTGCTGCCGCTGGCAGTGGTTGCTACAGAATTAAACAGCGGTCAGGAAGTCGTTTTTACCCAGGGTGATGTGGCTAAAGCCGTTCGGGCCAGTATTTCCGTGCCGGGCGTGTTTATTCCTTTTGCCATTGATGACAGGCTGTTTGTGGATGGTGCTGTTTTAAATCCCACACCGATTGACGTTGCCCGCAATATGGGGGCAGATATTGTTATTGCTGTTGATTTGGCGCATGCGAGTAGCGTAGGCAATATTAATAATATGTTTGATGTCATTATTCAGTCAATTGACATTATGGAAAGAGAATTATGCAAGCATCGCCAGCAGCAGTGTGATATCCTGATTCAACCTGATGTCGGCAGCATGTCTCCCAGTTCATTTGAAACAATGGACGAATGCGCTTTAGCCGGTGAACTGGCTGCAGAGGCAGTCATACCGGCGATTAAAGCCCTGTTGGCTAATTGGCAAGGTAATGAGGCGAAGTCTGATAATCCTGACCGCCTGCTCTCCATTGGCAGTTAG
- a CDS encoding nucleotidyltransferase, which produces MHTAVGLIVEYNPFHNGHLWHLTEAKRIAGAEFAIAIMSGNFLQRGEPAIVDKWSRAAMAVTAGVDLVIELPTVFAVRSAQYFATGGIQLLSRLGMVSHICFGAESADLAALTAAARALSASTTGSTIRQKMKTGRTYAASLALTLAETTGIDPGVIHSPNNILAIEYLRAIFTCAPQLIPLVIERCAANYHDTVITSTIASATAIRAAIAQNSLLLPDSSAWQSLPAATAAQINALIATGRAPVTFDAFSNIVLAKLRTMQLNELAALPDVTEGLHNKISDSARKASTLQELLSFIKSKRYPLTRLQRMMIHALLGTTKTTLAGFDQAGPLYARILAFNQNGRRLLRVIDRYSTVPVITKTARFLTSKQQQNNELTRLQDMLAYDIKATDIYVLGQPNCQWRAGGQDYQTSPHYLAN; this is translated from the coding sequence ATGCATACAGCAGTAGGCTTGATCGTTGAATACAATCCTTTTCATAACGGCCACTTATGGCACCTGACCGAGGCCAAACGAATAGCCGGTGCAGAATTTGCCATTGCCATAATGAGTGGAAATTTTCTCCAGCGCGGCGAACCGGCAATAGTTGACAAATGGTCACGGGCAGCTATGGCGGTAACAGCCGGCGTTGATTTAGTCATTGAGCTGCCTACAGTCTTTGCCGTGCGTAGTGCCCAATACTTTGCAACCGGCGGTATTCAGCTTCTCAGCCGTCTGGGAATGGTCAGCCATATTTGCTTTGGTGCCGAATCTGCCGATTTAGCCGCACTTACAGCGGCAGCCAGGGCATTATCGGCCAGCACTACCGGTAGCACCATCCGCCAGAAAATGAAGACAGGCCGGACCTATGCCGCCAGCTTAGCCCTGACGCTAGCCGAAACCACAGGAATTGATCCGGGGGTAATTCATTCCCCTAACAATATCCTGGCCATTGAATACCTGCGGGCAATTTTTACCTGCGCCCCCCAGTTGATTCCCCTGGTCATAGAGCGCTGTGCAGCAAATTATCACGATACTGTTATTACTTCAACCATCGCCAGTGCTACTGCCATCAGGGCAGCAATTGCCCAGAACAGCTTACTGCTCCCGGACAGTTCCGCCTGGCAATCCCTCCCGGCAGCCACCGCGGCCCAAATTAATGCGCTAATTGCCACAGGCCGTGCCCCGGTCACCTTCGATGCTTTTAGCAATATTGTCCTGGCAAAACTCAGGACGATGCAGTTGAACGAATTAGCCGCCTTGCCTGATGTAACCGAAGGCTTACACAACAAAATAAGCGATTCCGCCCGTAAAGCATCGACCTTGCAAGAGCTGTTATCCTTTATTAAAAGTAAGCGTTACCCCTTAACCCGCTTACAGCGAATGATGATTCACGCTCTCTTGGGAACAACAAAAACCACGCTTGCAGGCTTCGACCAGGCCGGTCCCTTGTATGCCCGCATCCTGGCCTTTAACCAAAACGGCCGCAGGTTATTGCGGGTGATTGACAGGTATAGCACCGTACCGGTAATTACCAAAACAGCCCGGTTTCTCACCAGTAAACAGCAGCAAAATAATGAGCTGACCCGGCTGCAGGACATGTTAGCCTATGACATTAAAGCAACAGACATATATGTATTAGGCCAGCCTAACTGCCAATGGAGAGCAGGCGGTCAGGATTATCAGACTTCGCCTCATTACCTTGCCAATTAG
- a CDS encoding acetate/propionate family kinase: MKVLVVNCGSSSIKYQLVNMLDESVLAKGLVERIGLEGAVLTHQPEGKNKVIINADITNHSIGIKLVIEALTAAEHGVIDSMKEIAAVGHRVVHGGEKFADSVLITPAVMTVLEECIEMAPLHNPPNIMGINACAEIMPGIPQVAVFDTAFHQTMPKYAFLYALPYEAYEKYGIRRYGFHGTSHKYVSQQAAELMGEHVTNLRIITCHLGNGASIAAIKHGKCIDTSMGFTPLEGLVMGTRSGGIDPAIIPFLMKKENMTTDQVDNYLNKKSGVLGVSGVSSDFRDIEDAANSGNERSELALEMFAYRVRKFIGSYVAAMGGVDAIVFTAGLGENSISMRDKISNGLEYLGTRIDPDKNNVRGKAQEISVEGAKVKIFVIPTNEELVIARDTRAICSNLA; this comes from the coding sequence GTGAAAGTTTTAGTTGTTAACTGCGGAAGTTCCTCAATCAAGTACCAACTGGTCAATATGCTGGATGAGTCTGTGTTGGCAAAAGGTCTGGTTGAACGTATCGGCCTGGAGGGAGCCGTATTAACCCATCAGCCGGAAGGGAAGAATAAAGTAATTATTAATGCCGATATTACTAACCATAGTATTGGCATTAAGCTTGTTATTGAAGCTCTTACCGCTGCTGAACATGGCGTAATTGACAGCATGAAGGAGATTGCTGCCGTTGGCCACCGGGTTGTGCATGGCGGTGAAAAATTCGCCGACTCGGTATTAATTACGCCGGCGGTTATGACGGTCCTGGAAGAGTGTATCGAGATGGCGCCGCTGCATAACCCGCCTAATATTATGGGTATAAATGCCTGTGCTGAAATTATGCCGGGAATTCCTCAGGTAGCTGTTTTTGATACGGCATTTCATCAAACAATGCCCAAATATGCCTTTTTGTATGCGCTGCCGTATGAAGCCTACGAAAAATATGGCATCAGAAGGTATGGCTTCCACGGCACTTCCCACAAGTATGTTTCGCAGCAGGCGGCAGAGCTTATGGGCGAGCATGTGACCAACCTCCGCATCATTACCTGTCACCTGGGCAATGGCGCCAGCATTGCCGCCATTAAGCACGGTAAATGCATTGATACCAGCATGGGCTTTACCCCGCTTGAAGGTCTTGTCATGGGTACCCGTTCCGGTGGCATTGACCCTGCAATTATTCCGTTTTTAATGAAGAAAGAAAATATGACGACAGATCAGGTTGATAATTATTTGAACAAAAAATCCGGTGTACTTGGTGTTTCCGGTGTATCAAGCGATTTCAGGGACATTGAGGATGCCGCCAATTCCGGTAATGAGCGTTCTGAACTGGCCCTGGAGATGTTTGCCTACCGGGTGCGCAAATTTATCGGCTCTTACGTCGCCGCTATGGGCGGGGTTGATGCCATTGTGTTTACTGCCGGTCTTGGCGAAAATTCTATCAGTATGCGGGATAAAATCTCCAACGGCCTTGAATATCTTGGTACCCGTATTGACCCTGATAAAAATAATGTCCGCGGCAAAGCACAGGAAATCAGCGTGGAAGGAGCTAAGGTTAAAATCTTTGTCATTCCCACCAATGAAGAACTGGTTATTGCCCGCGATACAAGAGCAATTTGCAGCAATCTTGCATAA
- a CDS encoding YceD family protein, producing MMKINVSQLKKNPGTTQAFSCKTSAGELGLDQPEVWTENMMVDGCVVNKGMIYAVSGEIRTTLNQCCSCCLEDMVTSLTIAFSEEYKEAGPASGDALALDINYFNGDEIDITDLVRENLLLAEPIKPVCSASCRGLCPECGVNLNTNTCGCNPVKVDPRLAVLEKLLVKD from the coding sequence ATGATGAAAATTAATGTATCCCAGTTAAAAAAAAATCCAGGGACCACGCAAGCATTTTCCTGTAAAACATCAGCCGGAGAGCTAGGTCTTGATCAGCCGGAAGTATGGACTGAGAATATGATGGTTGATGGCTGTGTTGTAAATAAAGGAATGATTTATGCGGTGAGCGGAGAAATCCGGACCACATTAAATCAATGCTGCAGTTGTTGTCTGGAAGACATGGTTACGTCACTTACGATTGCATTCAGTGAGGAATATAAAGAAGCTGGGCCGGCGTCAGGCGATGCTTTGGCGCTGGATATTAACTATTTTAACGGTGATGAAATTGATATCACAGATTTAGTCCGTGAGAATCTTTTGCTGGCTGAGCCGATTAAACCTGTCTGCAGTGCAAGCTGCCGGGGGTTATGCCCGGAGTGCGGAGTCAACTTAAACACCAATACCTGCGGCTGCAACCCGGTGAAAGTTGATCCACGTCTTGCCGTTTTAGAAAAACTCTTGGTTAAGGACTGA
- the rpmF gene encoding 50S ribosomal protein L32 produces the protein MAVPKRKMSKARRDKRRANWKLTIPGLVECPQCHEKKMPHRVCPDCGHYNGKVVVAAE, from the coding sequence ATGGCAGTACCTAAGCGCAAAATGTCTAAAGCCCGTCGTGACAAGCGTCGTGCTAATTGGAAACTTACAATCCCGGGTTTGGTCGAATGCCCCCAGTGTCATGAAAAGAAAATGCCTCACCGTGTGTGTCCTGATTGTGGTCATTATAATGGTAAAGTTGTGGTTGCAGCAGAATAA
- the fapR gene encoding transcription factor FapR, which yields MARVQKKIRQEQLKEKLVTTPFFTDEELAAYLRVSVQTIRLDRLELGIPELRERTKQMAEEAQNKLKTIASTDVVGELIDLELGKTGISLMTVTPDMVFEKNKVARGHYIFAQANSLALAIIDAPVAVTGVANIKYKIAVHEGDKLVSRAEVVKKRGNKYFIWVKTRNDSQEVFRAKFIMVSLEPDLHK from the coding sequence ATGGCGCGAGTTCAAAAGAAAATAAGACAGGAACAGTTAAAAGAGAAGCTAGTGACCACCCCGTTTTTTACGGACGAGGAACTGGCAGCTTATTTGCGTGTTAGTGTGCAGACAATTCGCCTTGACCGGCTGGAGCTTGGTATACCTGAACTCAGGGAGCGGACTAAGCAGATGGCCGAAGAGGCGCAAAATAAGCTGAAAACAATTGCCAGTACAGATGTTGTCGGCGAATTAATAGATCTGGAATTAGGTAAAACCGGGATATCTCTAATGACTGTAACCCCTGACATGGTATTTGAGAAGAACAAAGTAGCACGTGGACACTATATTTTTGCCCAGGCCAATTCTTTGGCGCTGGCAATTATTGATGCCCCGGTGGCTGTAACCGGGGTAGCCAATATAAAGTATAAGATTGCCGTCCATGAGGGGGATAAACTGGTCTCCAGGGCTGAGGTTGTTAAAAAACGAGGCAATAAATATTTTATTTGGGTAAAAACTAGGAATGATAGTCAGGAGGTTTTCCGGGCTAAGTTTATTATGGTGTCACTGGAGCCGGATTTGCATAAATAA
- the plsX gene encoding phosphate acyltransferase PlsX → MKVAVDAMGGDYAPDEIVLGALQAAKEYTEENIEIVLVGDQAQITQSLDRLGDWQNFNIRIHHASEVIDTHESPGAAVRKKKDASVVVATGLVKQGQCDVAICAGSTGAAVAAALLGLGRIKGIERPAIATPMPNLTGTTVLVDSGAQVDSKPKHLVQNAIMGAIYAEYVLNIPRPRVGLLNIGEEESKGNEQVLATYPLLQQLSTVNFIGNVEGRDIPRGSVDVVVCDGFVGNIVLKLGEGMAGAILQLVKDSIKSSGFWTKMASMFVLPALRGLKKKLDYAEYGGAPLLGVNGGFIICHGSSRAKAIKNAIRVAKEFTEQDVVAHIRENIAKEGVVTNE, encoded by the coding sequence ATGAAGGTTGCCGTTGATGCTATGGGCGGAGATTATGCACCTGATGAAATTGTCCTGGGTGCGTTACAAGCTGCCAAAGAGTACACCGAAGAAAACATTGAGATTGTTTTAGTCGGCGACCAAGCTCAAATTACCCAATCACTTGACCGCCTTGGTGATTGGCAAAATTTCAATATTAGGATACATCACGCCAGTGAAGTTATAGATACGCATGAGTCCCCCGGGGCTGCTGTCCGCAAGAAAAAGGATGCCTCCGTAGTTGTTGCCACCGGTTTGGTGAAACAGGGGCAGTGCGATGTGGCGATATGCGCCGGCAGTACCGGGGCGGCAGTAGCTGCCGCACTGCTTGGCCTGGGACGCATAAAGGGGATTGAACGCCCGGCGATAGCCACGCCGATGCCAAATCTCACCGGCACGACGGTGCTCGTGGATTCCGGGGCCCAGGTTGACAGCAAGCCGAAACATCTGGTGCAAAATGCGATTATGGGTGCCATTTATGCTGAGTATGTGCTGAATATTCCCAGGCCCAGGGTCGGCCTTTTAAATATCGGTGAAGAAGAAAGTAAAGGCAATGAGCAGGTACTTGCCACTTATCCGCTGTTGCAGCAACTAAGTACTGTGAACTTTATTGGCAATGTTGAAGGCCGGGATATCCCTAGAGGATCAGTGGATGTTGTTGTTTGCGATGGCTTTGTGGGGAATATTGTTTTAAAACTGGGTGAAGGAATGGCCGGGGCTATTTTGCAGTTAGTAAAAGACTCCATTAAGAGCAGCGGTTTTTGGACAAAAATGGCTTCTATGTTTGTATTGCCGGCTTTGCGGGGGCTGAAGAAAAAACTTGACTATGCTGAATATGGCGGAGCGCCGCTGTTAGGTGTAAATGGCGGTTTTATTATCTGCCATGGCAGTTCGCGGGCTAAGGCGATTAAAAATGCCATCAGGGTAGCTAAGGAGTTTACCGAACAGGATGTTGTTGCCCATATCCGTGAAAACATTGCTAAGGAGGGGGTTGTAACCAATGAATAA
- a CDS encoding beta-ketoacyl-ACP synthase III yields the protein MNNKAVGIIGIGTYVPEKIMTNKDLESIVETSDEWIAERTGIRERRIAGPSEATSDLASRAAQQALADAGVAAEELDLIIVATATPDMLFPSVACLVQANIKAVNAAAFDLAAGCSGFVYGMVAGSQFIKAGLYKKVLVVGAEALSKILDWSDRNTCVLFGDGAGAVVLAETTPGCGILAAHLGADGAGGDLLKLPAGGSRNPATPDTIAQKMHFIHMNGNEVFKFAVKVMGEAAAKALADAGLTAGDVDCLIPHQANIRIIQSAAKRLKLPLDKVMVNVDKYGNTSAASIPIALDEAVHSGKIKQGDVVVLVGFGAGLTWASAVIKWCKEAETIVK from the coding sequence ATGAATAATAAAGCAGTAGGCATTATTGGCATCGGCACATATGTTCCGGAAAAGATAATGACGAATAAAGATCTAGAGAGCATAGTAGAAACCTCTGACGAATGGATTGCTGAGAGGACTGGCATTCGGGAACGGCGAATAGCGGGTCCGAGTGAGGCAACCTCTGATTTAGCCAGCAGGGCAGCACAACAAGCACTGGCTGATGCCGGGGTAGCCGCCGAAGAACTTGATCTTATCATTGTCGCCACGGCGACACCGGATATGCTGTTTCCTTCGGTTGCCTGCCTTGTACAGGCCAATATTAAAGCAGTCAATGCGGCCGCGTTTGATTTGGCGGCAGGTTGTTCGGGGTTTGTTTATGGGATGGTAGCCGGCAGTCAGTTTATCAAGGCCGGTTTGTATAAGAAAGTACTGGTGGTCGGCGCCGAGGCACTTTCAAAAATACTCGATTGGAGCGATCGTAACACCTGCGTTTTATTTGGTGATGGTGCCGGGGCTGTGGTGCTGGCGGAAACAACGCCGGGCTGTGGTATTTTGGCAGCTCACCTGGGCGCCGACGGCGCCGGCGGCGATCTCCTGAAACTACCTGCCGGCGGTTCACGCAATCCGGCAACACCTGATACGATTGCCCAAAAAATGCACTTTATCCATATGAATGGTAATGAGGTATTTAAGTTTGCTGTTAAAGTTATGGGCGAGGCTGCCGCCAAGGCCTTGGCAGATGCCGGCCTGACTGCCGGTGACGTGGACTGCCTCATTCCCCACCAGGCCAACATCCGGATTATTCAGTCAGCGGCTAAGCGCCTCAAATTACCTTTAGACAAGGTTATGGTTAATGTTGATAAATACGGCAATACTTCGGCCGCGTCTATTCCCATTGCGCTTGATGAAGCTGTACACAGCGGTAAAATAAAACAGGGTGATGTTGTTGTCCTGGTGGGTTTTGGTGCTGGGTTAACCTGGGCCTCGGCTGTTATAAAATGGTGCAAGGAGGCCGAAACTATTGTTAAATAG
- a CDS encoding DUF561 domain-containing protein, with product MAWVATAELAAAVSNAGGLGLIGAGHMPPAALKAEIIKAKSLTDKPFGVNIMLMSPFVKEVMQVVIDERVAVVTTGAGNPGEYIPALKAIGTKVIPVVASVALARRLERVGIDAIIAEGMESGGHVGEVTTMTLVPLVADAVRVPVIAAGGIGDARGVVAALALGAQGVQIGTLFAASVECTAHPNYKAAIVKAKERSTIVNGISTGHPVRVIANKLTRDFAELEKNGATIEELDQLGVGKLKAAVRDGDVNYGSVMVGQIAGMITAIRPVDEIMQDIVQNIPRVFGELSQKI from the coding sequence ATGGCGTGGGTAGCTACGGCAGAATTAGCAGCCGCCGTCTCCAATGCAGGTGGTCTGGGCCTTATCGGTGCCGGCCATATGCCGCCTGCTGCACTCAAAGCAGAAATTATCAAGGCTAAGAGTTTGACAGACAAACCTTTTGGTGTCAATATTATGCTGATGTCACCCTTTGTTAAAGAGGTTATGCAGGTCGTCATTGACGAACGGGTAGCGGTGGTTACTACCGGTGCCGGCAATCCGGGGGAATATATTCCGGCGTTAAAAGCGATTGGTACCAAAGTGATTCCGGTAGTGGCCTCGGTCGCTCTGGCCAGACGCTTAGAGCGTGTCGGCATTGATGCCATTATTGCCGAAGGCATGGAAAGCGGCGGCCATGTCGGAGAAGTGACAACGATGACTTTGGTGCCCCTGGTGGCTGATGCTGTCCGGGTGCCGGTCATTGCCGCCGGTGGTATTGGCGATGCCCGTGGTGTGGTGGCGGCGCTGGCTTTAGGGGCTCAAGGGGTGCAAATCGGAACCCTGTTTGCCGCCTCGGTGGAGTGTACGGCGCATCCTAATTATAAGGCGGCCATTGTCAAAGCCAAAGAACGTTCTACTATTGTTAACGGTATTTCCACAGGGCACCCGGTCCGGGTTATTGCCAATAAACTCACCCGTGATTTTGCTGAATTAGAAAAAAACGGCGCCACAATTGAAGAACTGGACCAGCTGGGAGTCGGTAAGCTAAAAGCAGCTGTCCGTGACGGTGATGTGAATTATGGTTCAGTTATGGTTGGACAGATAGCCGGCATGATAACCGCCATTCGCCCGGTTGATGAAATCATGCAGGATATCGTACAAAATATTCCCCGGGTCTTTGGTGAACTTTCGCAGAAAATTTAA
- the fabD gene encoding ACP S-malonyltransferase has product MGKLAFVFPGQGSQAVGMGKDLYEKYDVVQAIFKSADEALGFSITDLCFNGPEEELKKTYNTQPAILTVSVACYEVLKLNGIKPDIVAGHSLGEYSALVAAGSLAFSDAVQLVRQRGQFMQEAVPLGEGSMAAIIGLERAKVVEICQQVEAEVGAVQAVNFNCPGQIVIAGTTQAVERANELLKAAGAKRAILLPVSAPFHSTLMRPAAQKLSTELDKVDIKEASIPVVANVDGKPATQGGAIKELLVKQAASPVLWEDCVAQITGQGVTTFIEVGPGKVLTGFTKKIAKEITTLNIEDAASLEKILDYFKEVR; this is encoded by the coding sequence ATGGGAAAACTTGCTTTTGTTTTTCCTGGACAGGGCTCTCAGGCCGTAGGTATGGGAAAAGATCTGTATGAAAAATATGATGTAGTCCAGGCTATTTTCAAGTCGGCTGATGAAGCGCTTGGTTTTTCAATTACCGATTTGTGTTTTAATGGTCCGGAGGAAGAGCTTAAAAAGACCTATAACACCCAGCCGGCTATCCTGACGGTTAGTGTGGCCTGTTATGAAGTTCTCAAACTTAATGGTATTAAGCCCGATATAGTTGCCGGTCATAGCCTGGGTGAGTATTCCGCGTTAGTTGCCGCCGGCTCGCTTGCTTTTAGCGATGCGGTTCAACTGGTAAGACAACGTGGCCAGTTTATGCAGGAGGCTGTGCCTTTGGGCGAGGGCAGTATGGCTGCCATTATCGGTCTTGAACGGGCTAAGGTTGTTGAAATCTGCCAACAGGTAGAAGCTGAGGTTGGGGCTGTACAGGCCGTAAATTTCAACTGCCCTGGTCAGATTGTTATTGCCGGTACTACTCAGGCTGTGGAACGGGCGAATGAACTGTTAAAGGCGGCAGGGGCAAAACGGGCAATTTTATTACCTGTAAGCGCTCCGTTTCACAGCACGCTGATGCGGCCGGCCGCGCAAAAACTGAGCACTGAACTGGATAAGGTGGATATTAAAGAGGCTAGCATTCCGGTAGTAGCAAATGTTGATGGGAAACCAGCGACTCAAGGTGGAGCTATCAAAGAATTACTGGTAAAGCAGGCTGCCAGTCCGGTACTATGGGAAGATTGCGTGGCCCAGATTACAGGGCAGGGCGTAACTACGTTTATCGAGGTCGGCCCGGGCAAGGTTCTCACCGGCTTTACCAAGAAAATAGCCAAAGAGATAACAACATTAAATATTGAAGATGCGGCTTCTTTAGAAAAAATCCTTGATTATTTTAAGGAGGTTCGCTAA
- the fabG gene encoding 3-oxoacyl-[acyl-carrier-protein] reductase: protein MHLDGHVAIVTGASRGIGRAIAIALANVGAKVVINYAGNAAAAEEVRKTITDKGGAAITVQADVANAAAVDSLVKKTVEAYGKIDILVNNAGITRDTLLLRMKDEDWDAVINTNLKGVFYCTKAVSKIMMKQRSGKIINMTSVVGLMGNAGQANYAAAKAGVIGFTKSMAKELASRGITVNAIAPGFIATDMTHSLSEQVKSELATKIPLSRLGTAEDVAAAAVFLATESANYITGQTLNVDGGMVM from the coding sequence ATGCATTTAGATGGACATGTGGCAATTGTTACCGGCGCATCCAGAGGCATTGGCCGGGCAATCGCCATTGCGCTGGCCAATGTTGGGGCCAAAGTGGTCATTAATTATGCCGGCAATGCGGCCGCGGCGGAAGAGGTGCGTAAAACCATCACTGATAAGGGCGGTGCTGCAATTACTGTCCAGGCGGACGTAGCCAATGCGGCAGCCGTGGATAGCCTGGTAAAGAAAACCGTCGAGGCTTATGGCAAGATTGATATCCTGGTCAACAATGCCGGCATAACCCGTGACACACTGTTGCTGCGTATGAAAGACGAAGATTGGGATGCTGTGATAAATACCAATCTAAAAGGGGTATTCTATTGTACTAAGGCAGTGTCTAAAATTATGATGAAGCAAAGAAGCGGTAAAATCATCAATATGACTTCAGTTGTCGGGCTGATGGGCAATGCGGGGCAGGCAAATTATGCGGCTGCCAAGGCCGGGGTCATTGGCTTTACTAAGTCTATGGCCAAAGAATTGGCCTCACGCGGTATAACAGTCAATGCTATTGCGCCAGGTTTTATTGCCACTGATATGACGCATAGTCTGTCTGAGCAGGTAAAAAGCGAATTGGCCACCAAAATTCCCCTTAGCCGTCTGGGGACGGCTGAAGACGTGGCCGCTGCCGCCGTATTTCTGGCAACAGAATCTGCAAATTATATTACCGGGCAGACTTTAAATGTTGACGGTGGTATGGTAATGTAA
- a CDS encoding acyl carrier protein: protein MTTFDKVKEIVVEQLGVDEADVAMNSTFIDDLGADSLDIVELIMAFEEEFSIEIPDEIAEKIKTVKDAVEYIDKEKQA, encoded by the coding sequence ATGACAACTTTTGACAAGGTTAAAGAAATCGTTGTTGAACAGCTCGGCGTTGATGAAGCAGACGTAGCTATGAATTCTACTTTCATTGACGATCTCGGCGCTGATTCGCTGGATATTGTTGAATTGATTATGGCCTTTGAAGAGGAATTCAGCATCGAAATTCCGGACGAAATAGCTGAAAAAATTAAAACAGTAAAAGACGCTGTGGAGTACATAGACAAGGAAAAACAGGCGTAA
- a CDS encoding NAD(P)H-dependent flavin oxidoreductase, producing the protein MKLPELKIGQLVAKIPIIQGGMAIRLSTARLAAAVAEAGGIGLIAASGMGFEELRYEIRLARSLTKGIVGINIMVAAREFARYVDTAIDEGIDLVVAGAGFSRDVFPMGKKSGTPIVPIVSSVKAAKISQKLGAAAIVVEGKEAGGHLGTDQPLRAVLPDIKNAVSIPVIGAGGIMFGRDIVEVMKLGADGVQMGTRFAASEESNAAPALKEFYLKAKHEDVVLIKSPVGLPGQAIKNPFAKKILECTTEGPKSCVACLKHCQQNFCIINALIRAQQGDVDTGLIFTGEYIHKIDEILPVKEIFARLLKEVEEIN; encoded by the coding sequence TTGAAACTTCCGGAGCTTAAAATTGGCCAACTTGTTGCTAAGATTCCTATTATCCAGGGGGGCATGGCGATAAGACTCTCCACTGCCCGTTTGGCAGCAGCAGTGGCTGAAGCTGGCGGTATCGGACTTATTGCAGCATCGGGCATGGGTTTTGAGGAATTGCGTTACGAAATTCGCCTGGCCCGTAGCTTAACAAAGGGGATAGTTGGTATAAACATTATGGTGGCGGCCAGAGAGTTTGCCCGTTATGTTGACACTGCCATTGATGAAGGCATTGATTTGGTAGTGGCAGGAGCCGGGTTTTCTCGTGATGTATTTCCGATGGGAAAAAAGTCTGGTACTCCAATCGTGCCTATTGTGTCATCGGTTAAAGCCGCCAAAATTTCGCAAAAGCTGGGGGCCGCAGCCATCGTTGTCGAAGGTAAGGAAGCCGGGGGGCATTTAGGAACCGACCAGCCTTTGCGGGCCGTCTTACCAGATATTAAAAATGCTGTAAGCATTCCGGTGATTGGCGCCGGCGGGATTATGTTCGGCCGGGATATTGTTGAAGTTATGAAGCTTGGGGCCGATGGCGTACAAATGGGGACAAGATTTGCCGCCAGTGAGGAGTCTAATGCGGCTCCGGCTCTGAAAGAATTTTATCTTAAGGCTAAACATGAAGATGTGGTCTTAATTAAAAGTCCCGTAGGCTTACCGGGACAGGCCATAAAAAATCCTTTTGCTAAGAAAATTCTTGAGTGTACCACGGAAGGTCCTAAAAGCTGTGTTGCCTGCTTAAAACATTGTCAACAGAACTTTTGTATTATCAATGCGCTTATTCGGGCTCAGCAGGGGGATGTTGATACAGGGCTGATATTTACCGGTGAGTATATTCATAAAATAGATGAAATTTTACCTGTCAAAGAAATTTTTGCACGGCTTCTAAAAGAAGTTGAAGAAATAAACTAG